Proteins found in one Mucilaginibacter gracilis genomic segment:
- a CDS encoding TlpA family protein disulfide reductase, whose product MKIKSLIYIILLGLTQLCYAQAPFIIKVGEKIPQIKPLPVFNSTEVIDLNKPNGKLIILDFFSIHCVPCVNAIPKIEALQEAFKDKLQIIVVAQDTKEMLSGFLKTSEIFRKTTLPVVTANSFLKQYFPYQTVPTHVWIDKDKVFRFITDGENATNENLEKFFQNETLQLSSVQTDFKDGVPIWRQGGSIPVENLTYSSIITKKIIGTRGIEGFEKDPTTKKAIGYRGVNILPTMMLVDAFNDKNMDFRNWNRVLLNLKDSSKFIYPKENRNQWAIEHQYCYEINVPIDKSENLRDMMKQDIERAFGLKGVIEKRKTKCLVLSLISDKMMKTAGGKKSVIFEKTDNYSGLNSTNIPFNQFFAISIGNSNYYSDYLVPVIDETHFTGNVDIKINGSIRDIENVKRELLKYDLQLKEEYRMLDILVITQL is encoded by the coding sequence ATGAAAATAAAATCATTAATTTATATAATCCTATTAGGGCTAACCCAGCTGTGTTATGCTCAGGCTCCATTTATCATAAAAGTTGGCGAAAAGATACCCCAAATAAAACCGTTACCTGTATTCAATAGTACAGAAGTAATTGACCTTAATAAGCCAAACGGAAAATTAATCATCCTCGATTTTTTCTCCATTCATTGTGTTCCATGCGTCAACGCTATTCCTAAAATAGAGGCGTTACAGGAAGCGTTCAAAGATAAATTGCAGATCATTGTTGTTGCACAGGATACTAAAGAAATGCTATCAGGTTTTTTAAAAACTTCCGAAATTTTCAGAAAAACTACTTTACCTGTTGTTACTGCAAACAGCTTTTTAAAACAATACTTTCCTTACCAGACAGTTCCTACTCATGTATGGATTGATAAAGACAAAGTATTCAGGTTTATCACGGACGGTGAAAATGCCACAAACGAAAACCTTGAAAAGTTCTTTCAAAATGAAACTTTACAATTGAGCTCTGTCCAGACTGATTTTAAAGATGGTGTGCCAATCTGGCGACAAGGCGGAAGCATCCCTGTAGAAAATCTTACCTACTCATCTATAATTACAAAAAAAATAATTGGAACACGCGGTATTGAAGGTTTTGAAAAAGACCCTACGACTAAAAAGGCAATTGGCTATCGTGGTGTGAACATATTGCCGACAATGATGCTTGTAGATGCTTTCAATGATAAAAATATGGACTTTCGGAACTGGAACAGAGTTCTATTGAATTTGAAAGATTCATCAAAATTTATTTATCCAAAAGAAAACCGAAACCAATGGGCCATAGAGCATCAATATTGTTATGAAATAAATGTTCCCATTGACAAATCTGAAAATCTCAGGGATATGATGAAGCAGGATATTGAACGTGCGTTTGGGCTAAAAGGCGTGATTGAAAAACGAAAAACAAAATGTCTTGTACTTTCATTGATCTCAGACAAAATGATGAAGACAGCTGGAGGAAAAAAATCGGTCATTTTTGAGAAAACAGACAATTATTCGGGATTAAATTCAACCAATATTCCGTTCAATCAATTCTTCGCGATTTCAATCGGAAATTCAAACTATTATAGCGACTATTTGGTTCCAGTAATAGACGAAACTCATTTTACAGGCAACGTAGATATAAAAATCAATGGTTCGATAAGAGATATTGAAAATGTAAAACGTGAGTTATTGAAATATGACTTGCAGCTAAAAGAAGAATATAGGATGTTAGATATATTGGTTATAACGCAATTATAA
- a CDS encoding SusC/RagA family TonB-linked outer membrane protein, with translation MRLSTLIIGIQLSFFSLLMAHETRAQVSVEANQSPIKTIFSQIGQQAGVTFTYNESTVKDIAPVSLHVKNKPLTDVLLLLQQKTALQFRQLGKLIAVYRAATEKKQNPLPGNNTPSNLLLITIMGKVTDESGQPLPGATVKIKGTTVSTTTDADGVFKLINISQDATLSITFIGYDYYEVPAANNMTIALAKSISKLDEVKIIAYGTTTQRLTTGSVNTIKRQNIENQPVGNPLEVLYGRIPGLVVTETNGLPGSAIKIQIRGRTSINSSISNDPLFIIDGVPYAPNNNDIGNIGGGAAGSVSPFNSINPSDIERIDVLKDADATAIYGSRGSNGVILIQTKRGMAGATQVNANVYTGWNATTRTTDWLNTQQYVQMRKEAFKNDNVTMTSANAYDVLVWDTTRYTDFKKMLLSNTAHQTNAQLAISGGNEANQFLLSGTYFRETTMFPGDFGDKKGAVLFNINHYSNDKKLNILFSGNYVSTDNNSTANDLSNYLNLPPDLPSLYDQNGKLNWSSGGYSFANPLAYLERTYDGSTKNLISNLQVRYMFPGGLKFKTSFGYNILNINEISTTPIAAQDPSKSPTGFSTFSNSEFSSVIIEPQLDYTRSIGQLQLSALLGGTWQSNSTTGNTIAATGYTNDLLLETPAAAPSSSISSTVIKYKYVALFGRINFNYKRKFLLNLTGRRDGSSRFGPDKQFSNFGAIGLGYIFSEEQWIKSHLNFLSFGKLRSSFGLTGNDKIGDYAYLSTYTPTSQSFQGVTGLYPTSLPNSDYAWELNKKLEAALELGFLKDRVLVSTAYYNNRSSNQLINYALPSQTGGSSIMANFPATVVNSGVEIEITTINLSKHDLKWSTSFNITVPKNRLQEFPRLSSSSYSNLIIGQPLSVLSGLQFADINPATGILEFRNASGGITTSPVYASDKNINIGNTEPKCYGGLENNLQFRNWNLDFLFEFRKQIGTTIIGNLYNNTTYPGTMYNQPIIVLNRWQAPGDVSNISKYTTTSTSAAYASLNNVRIYGTDYRYGDASYARLKNIVLTYSMPPKWIRRAGLKSLQLYSSAQNLLVITDYKYADPETQTLQKTPPVRTITVGLKTNF, from the coding sequence ATGCGTTTATCCACGCTTATTATCGGCATACAACTCAGCTTTTTCTCGCTGCTGATGGCACATGAGACAAGGGCGCAGGTCAGCGTGGAAGCCAACCAGTCCCCGATTAAGACCATCTTTAGCCAGATCGGGCAGCAGGCAGGCGTAACCTTTACATACAACGAAAGTACGGTCAAAGACATCGCCCCTGTTTCATTGCATGTCAAAAACAAACCGCTGACAGATGTACTGTTATTACTGCAACAAAAAACGGCGCTCCAGTTCAGGCAGTTGGGAAAGCTGATCGCCGTCTACAGAGCCGCGACTGAAAAGAAACAAAACCCCTTGCCTGGTAACAACACGCCTTCAAATTTGTTGCTGATCACCATTATGGGGAAAGTAACGGATGAAAGCGGACAGCCACTCCCCGGGGCAACCGTTAAAATTAAAGGCACCACTGTTAGTACAACAACAGACGCGGACGGGGTATTTAAATTAATAAATATTTCACAAGATGCAACGTTATCAATAACATTTATTGGCTATGACTATTATGAGGTTCCTGCGGCCAATAACATGACGATAGCTTTGGCTAAAAGTATTTCTAAGCTCGATGAAGTTAAAATTATCGCGTATGGCACAACCACCCAGCGCTTAACCACCGGGTCTGTCAATACTATAAAAAGGCAAAACATAGAAAACCAACCCGTGGGCAATCCTTTAGAAGTATTATATGGAAGGATACCGGGTTTAGTTGTAACTGAAACCAACGGTTTGCCTGGTTCGGCGATTAAAATCCAAATAAGGGGGCGTACCTCTATCAATAGCAGCATATCCAATGACCCGCTCTTTATTATTGATGGTGTGCCCTATGCGCCAAACAACAATGACATAGGAAATATCGGTGGTGGCGCGGCAGGCTCTGTAAGTCCATTTAACAGTATAAATCCATCCGACATAGAACGTATTGATGTGTTGAAAGATGCGGATGCTACCGCTATCTACGGAAGCAGGGGCTCAAATGGTGTTATCCTCATACAGACAAAAAGAGGTATGGCAGGTGCAACCCAGGTCAACGCAAATGTTTATACCGGATGGAATGCTACAACCCGCACAACCGACTGGCTGAATACTCAACAATACGTTCAGATGCGCAAGGAGGCATTTAAGAATGACAATGTGACTATGACCAGCGCTAATGCGTATGACGTTTTGGTATGGGACACAACGCGATATACAGATTTTAAAAAGATGTTACTTAGCAATACCGCACATCAAACGAATGCTCAGCTTGCCATATCAGGAGGGAATGAGGCAAACCAGTTTTTATTAAGTGGTACCTATTTTCGGGAAACAACGATGTTCCCCGGAGATTTTGGAGATAAAAAGGGTGCAGTACTTTTTAATATTAACCACTATTCCAACGATAAAAAATTAAATATTCTATTTTCAGGCAACTACGTCTCCACCGATAATAATAGCACTGCAAACGATTTAAGCAATTATTTAAACTTGCCGCCTGACCTCCCTTCTTTATACGACCAAAACGGGAAATTAAACTGGTCAAGCGGGGGATATAGTTTTGCGAACCCGTTGGCATACTTAGAAAGAACATATGATGGTTCAACTAAAAATCTCATCAGTAATTTGCAGGTAAGATACATGTTTCCCGGTGGGCTGAAATTCAAAACGAGCTTCGGTTACAATATCCTGAACATAAATGAAATATCCACCACGCCCATCGCGGCACAGGATCCTTCAAAAAGCCCGACCGGTTTCTCTACATTTTCAAATAGTGAATTCAGTTCAGTGATTATTGAGCCACAGTTGGATTATACAAGATCAATCGGGCAGCTTCAATTGAGTGCTTTATTGGGTGGAACCTGGCAAAGTAACAGTACCACAGGCAATACAATCGCCGCAACAGGTTACACAAATGACTTATTATTAGAAACCCCGGCAGCAGCTCCAAGCAGTTCCATTTCAAGTACAGTGATTAAGTATAAGTATGTTGCCTTATTTGGGAGAATAAATTTCAATTATAAAAGGAAATTCCTGTTAAATCTCACTGGCAGAAGGGATGGTTCAAGCAGGTTTGGGCCAGATAAACAGTTTTCAAATTTTGGCGCAATAGGTCTTGGGTATATTTTTTCCGAAGAACAATGGATAAAATCACATCTTAACTTTCTGAGTTTTGGCAAGTTGAGGTCAAGCTTTGGCCTAACAGGTAACGACAAAATTGGCGACTACGCTTATTTAAGTACCTATACACCTACTTCTCAGAGTTTTCAGGGTGTTACGGGGCTATACCCAACAAGTTTACCTAATTCAGATTATGCATGGGAACTTAACAAAAAGCTGGAAGCGGCATTAGAATTAGGTTTTTTAAAAGACAGGGTTTTGGTTTCAACGGCCTACTATAATAACAGGAGCAGTAATCAATTGATCAATTATGCGCTTCCATCCCAGACAGGAGGATCGTCGATAATGGCCAACTTCCCCGCCACGGTTGTAAACAGCGGTGTGGAAATAGAAATTACCACCATTAATTTGTCGAAACACGACCTTAAATGGTCAACCTCTTTTAATATTACGGTACCTAAAAACAGGCTACAGGAATTTCCGCGCCTGTCATCATCCAGCTATAGCAATTTAATCATCGGCCAGCCACTCAGCGTTCTCAGCGGCCTGCAATTTGCCGATATAAACCCCGCGACAGGTATCCTCGAATTTAGAAACGCCAGCGGCGGTATAACCACGTCACCGGTATATGCATCAGACAAAAATATTAATATAGGTAACACCGAACCTAAGTGCTACGGAGGATTAGAAAACAATCTACAGTTTAGAAATTGGAACCTGGACTTTCTGTTTGAATTCAGAAAACAAATCGGCACAACTATTATTGGCAACCTCTACAATAATACAACCTATCCTGGAACGATGTATAATCAGCCAATCATTGTATTAAACAGATGGCAGGCACCGGGTGATGTTAGCAATATTTCAAAATACACGACAACAAGCACAAGTGCGGCTTACGCATCGTTAAATAATGTGCGCATTTACGGTACGGATTATAGATATGGCGATGCTTCATATGCAAGACTTAAAAACATCGTATTGACTTACAGTATGCCGCCAAAATGGATTCGGCGGGCTGGCCTGAAAAGCCTTCAGCTTTATAGCAGTGCCCAAAACTTATTGGTAATTACTGACTACAAATACGCCGATCCTGAAACCCAAACGTTACAAAAAACACCACCAGTTAGAACAATCACTGTTGGCTTAAAGACAAATTTCTGA
- a CDS encoding helix-turn-helix domain-containing protein, whose product MKFRTDENTNSHTVRSNVVPEPYRELLIPLAGVTYTEGNFGSILSQEIKGLDYSICQHHFFINEDCKLYAVTERPLLAINYMLRGSLLAKSPDIGDFFLKEGTCQMFYVPTVAQELIFAHGSYNSIHINVNPSYLKEVAVKHPKLLQLIGHAARHSDQLASDTPVKIKTQSRAILKDIIYSVGDPGERDLQLRAKIIELLLGYIRKHYNMDISTDAEQGKLLSVERFIHENLAKPLHIADLARLSGKSQSEFHRLFKLHFNESPHHFIQRLRVANAMELILSTDYPISQIAIMVGFDDPAHFSKAFKRIHGTPPSQFRDNHSKSQEKYTSEKI is encoded by the coding sequence ATGAAATTCAGAACCGATGAAAACACCAATAGTCATACCGTAAGAAGTAACGTTGTTCCCGAACCTTACAGGGAACTACTAATTCCCCTTGCGGGTGTGACCTACACAGAAGGCAATTTTGGCAGCATCCTTTCACAGGAAATAAAGGGATTGGATTACAGTATATGCCAGCACCACTTTTTTATTAACGAAGACTGTAAGTTATATGCAGTAACAGAAAGGCCGCTTCTTGCCATTAACTATATGCTCAGGGGAAGCCTGCTTGCCAAATCGCCGGATATCGGGGACTTTTTCCTTAAAGAAGGAACCTGCCAGATGTTTTACGTCCCCACAGTTGCACAGGAGTTAATTTTTGCGCACGGCAGTTACAATTCCATTCATATTAATGTCAACCCTTCTTATCTGAAAGAAGTTGCGGTTAAACATCCCAAACTGCTGCAACTGATCGGTCATGCTGCCCGGCATAGTGACCAGCTTGCCAGTGATACCCCGGTTAAGATCAAAACCCAAAGCAGGGCGATTTTAAAAGATATTATATACAGTGTAGGTGATCCCGGCGAACGGGATTTACAGCTCCGGGCTAAAATCATCGAATTATTATTAGGCTATATCAGGAAGCATTATAACATGGATATTTCCACAGATGCAGAGCAGGGGAAGCTACTTTCAGTGGAACGGTTCATTCATGAAAATTTAGCCAAACCACTACACATAGCAGACCTTGCAAGGCTTTCGGGTAAAAGCCAAAGTGAGTTCCACCGTTTATTTAAATTGCATTTTAACGAAAGCCCGCATCATTTCATCCAGCGGCTTCGGGTGGCCAATGCTATGGAACTGATCCTGTCTACCGATTACCCCATTAGCCAAATTGCCATTATGGTAGGCTTTGATGACCCCGCTCATTTTAGCAAGGCTTTTAAAAGAATTCACGGCACCCCACCGAGCCAATTCCGGGATAATCATTCAAAATCCCAAGAGAAATATACAAGTGAAAAAATATAG
- a CDS encoding RNA polymerase sigma factor: protein MNALAPSNEKELLNRLRSGDGSSFDQIFHSFYPSLCYFANRLLADRSIAEEIVQDALFQVWQKQGDFYSFQSLKAFLYISTRNACYNHIKKERSKTLRLETMMLDHEPDETTVLHTIIETEVFAELYQAIEALPEQCRKIMSMIVDGQKPRDIAAELGVTVSTVNSQKMRGVGLLKARLSGEGLATLLIIISGSITRH, encoded by the coding sequence TTGAATGCGCTTGCCCCATCGAATGAAAAAGAACTGCTGAATAGGTTACGGTCAGGGGACGGGTCATCTTTTGACCAAATTTTTCATTCATTCTATCCTTCCCTGTGTTATTTTGCGAACCGCCTGTTAGCTGACCGTTCCATTGCCGAGGAAATCGTGCAGGATGCATTGTTCCAGGTATGGCAAAAACAGGGTGATTTCTATTCCTTTCAATCATTGAAGGCCTTCCTGTATATCAGTACACGCAATGCCTGCTATAACCATATCAAAAAAGAAAGGTCAAAGACACTCCGCCTGGAAACCATGATGCTCGATCATGAGCCGGATGAAACAACCGTGCTGCACACGATCATTGAGACCGAGGTATTTGCAGAATTATACCAGGCTATCGAGGCCCTGCCAGAACAGTGCCGGAAGATCATGAGTATGATCGTTGACGGCCAAAAGCCAAGGGATATCGCTGCTGAACTGGGTGTTACCGTCAGTACGGTGAACAGCCAGAAAATGCGCGGTGTCGGCCTCTTAAAGGCCAGGCTTTCAGGTGAAGGTCTTGCCACTTTACTGATCATTATATCCGGCAGCATCACCCGCCATTAA
- a CDS encoding DUF6520 family protein, with the protein MKTLKISLMALALTIGVAGAFATKAASHKSTAGVNYYWYDPSTGALLDPASSPTPPNGCPDEGTIECARGFVNQTDNPQGDTPDRIVNKLN; encoded by the coding sequence ATGAAAACTTTAAAAATAAGCCTCATGGCTTTAGCATTAACAATAGGCGTTGCGGGCGCATTCGCTACAAAAGCTGCAAGTCATAAATCAACCGCCGGGGTTAATTACTACTGGTATGATCCCAGTACCGGGGCCTTGTTGGATCCTGCATCAAGTCCGACTCCTCCTAATGGGTGCCCAGATGAAGGAACCATAGAGTGCGCAAGAGGTTTTGTAAACCAGACCGACAATCCACAGGGAGACACACCGGATAGGATAGTAAACAAATTGAACTAA
- a CDS encoding RagB/SusD family nutrient uptake outer membrane protein, with translation MKNIKYKIVGLILILMMPFISCKKLIEIDTPVNKIISSAVFKDDATATAAMLGIYIQMNTLIGSIGNSGTDLYPGMSADEIYSTTSISVYDEFRYNAITVTSSYTSTYMWSKAYNLIFLSNSILEGIKNNPAISAVVTTQLKGEAEFIRAYFYFYLCNLFGSVPLITSTDYQANAAAPRSDVSLIYGQIIADLTDAQKLLPETYPSTGKVRINKWTATAFLARVYLYQKNWSKAEEQSTLVINSGVYSIVSDLNKVFLGNSAEAIFQLLPTSAISTATINTYEGYNYIPNANVVPSFSITTYLLNAFSAIDKRKLNWIKSTTVGSTTYYYPFKYQVKTAASITEYQMLFRLGEIYLIRAEALAQQNKLPQAVSDVDIIKSRAGIPLLFNTNPSIGQSALLDEIFAERQRELFVECGHRWLDLKRSGRVDAVLGAIKPTWTSTAALYPIPLTELQRNPALVQNPGY, from the coding sequence ATGAAAAATATAAAATATAAAATAGTTGGCCTGATACTTATTTTAATGATGCCATTTATTTCATGCAAAAAACTAATCGAGATTGACACGCCTGTAAATAAGATCATTTCATCCGCAGTTTTTAAAGATGATGCAACTGCGACTGCGGCCATGTTAGGGATATACATACAGATGAATACTTTAATTGGCTCTATCGGTAATTCCGGAACTGATCTGTATCCCGGAATGTCAGCGGATGAAATTTATTCGACAACCTCTATTTCGGTTTATGATGAATTCAGGTATAATGCCATAACAGTTACCAGCTCTTATACGAGTACCTATATGTGGAGCAAAGCGTATAATCTCATTTTTTTGTCAAATAGCATTTTAGAAGGAATTAAGAATAATCCTGCAATTTCAGCGGTTGTAACAACACAACTTAAAGGAGAGGCAGAGTTTATTCGAGCCTATTTTTATTTCTACTTGTGCAATCTTTTCGGCTCTGTCCCTTTGATTACTTCGACAGACTACCAGGCTAACGCCGCAGCGCCAAGGAGTGATGTCTCACTTATTTACGGGCAGATTATTGCAGACTTGACGGATGCTCAAAAACTATTACCAGAAACATATCCATCGACAGGGAAAGTAAGGATAAATAAATGGACAGCTACTGCTTTTCTGGCGCGGGTATATTTATATCAAAAGAATTGGAGCAAAGCAGAAGAACAGTCTACTTTGGTTATTAACTCAGGTGTCTATTCTATCGTATCAGATCTCAATAAAGTATTTTTAGGTAATAGTGCCGAGGCCATTTTCCAGTTACTGCCAACAAGTGCCATTTCTACGGCAACAATAAATACCTACGAAGGATATAATTACATCCCCAATGCCAATGTTGTGCCTTCTTTTAGCATTACGACGTATTTACTAAATGCTTTTTCTGCCATAGATAAACGCAAATTAAACTGGATCAAAAGCACAACTGTAGGTAGCACGACATATTACTACCCATTTAAGTACCAGGTTAAAACGGCGGCATCAATTACAGAATACCAAATGCTTTTCCGTTTAGGGGAAATATATCTTATCCGTGCAGAAGCGTTAGCGCAGCAAAATAAACTCCCTCAGGCTGTTTCAGATGTTGATATTATTAAATCGCGGGCGGGGATACCATTACTATTTAATACTAACCCTTCAATTGGCCAATCTGCTTTGTTAGATGAAATATTTGCAGAAAGACAGCGTGAGCTTTTTGTCGAATGCGGACATAGGTGGCTTGATTTAAAAAGAAGTGGACGTGTTGATGCAGTTTTAGGCGCGATCAAACCAACATGGACGTCAACGGCTGCTTTGTACCCAATTCCGCTTACTGAACTTCAACGCAATCCCGCCTTAGTTCAAAATCCCGGCTATTAA
- a CDS encoding MauE/DoxX family redox-associated membrane protein, whose product MKKKIIVEIIAGSLILLFTYTSVSKIIDHRTFQFQLGRAPYIGGLSGIMSFVLPVAELVIAVLLLFEKTRLAGLWASFIAMTLFTVYIALMLASGHRLPCTCGGVISSLSWFGHLLFNLVFTAIAFAGVMLYKKQGDGTASRSNRPLSKSPGYEMP is encoded by the coding sequence ATGAAAAAGAAAATCATAGTTGAAATCATCGCAGGTTCACTAATCCTGCTTTTTACCTATACGTCCGTCAGTAAGATCATTGACCATAGAACATTCCAGTTCCAGTTAGGCCGTGCCCCATACATTGGCGGACTTTCAGGGATAATGTCTTTTGTTTTACCAGTTGCCGAACTGGTGATCGCTGTTTTATTATTGTTTGAAAAGACAAGGTTAGCCGGTTTATGGGCATCATTTATTGCCATGACCCTATTTACGGTTTACATAGCCCTGATGCTGGCCTCCGGCCATCGTTTGCCATGCACCTGCGGCGGTGTCATTTCCTCGCTTTCATGGTTTGGGCACCTGCTTTTCAATCTTGTATTTACCGCAATAGCATTTGCCGGGGTTATGCTGTATAAAAAGCAGGGTGATGGTACAGCAAGCAGGAGCAACCGGCCTCTTTCTAAGTCACCAGGCTATGAAATGCCATGA
- a CDS encoding FecR family protein, translating into MQEKNIHQSLHIAALIAKRLDDTLTAAEQNELSDWILEREGNRQLLEKITDLQSFERYKGEIERYDTTYALAQVKARIAVTGQPQQSRLWLPVSIAASVLFFFASFLLWNYTRPAQWITLTSPYGKMMRLQLPDSSLVWLNAGTTIQYPEAFNGHIRTVKLVNGQAYFDVRHHADAPFTVDAYGMKVSVLGTAFDIKSFSGEKEIRVTVSNGKVGVLPDKQPAVMLLPDEQAVLDRGTHLLVKRKVRSADLSGWRNGRLSFNEDDFTDVLNALQRKYNVAFRVERASLYHEKITLQLDDEPLATVLQALSFSNHFKYEQHEKLIVVR; encoded by the coding sequence ATGCAGGAAAAAAACATACACCAATCCTTACATATTGCCGCTTTAATTGCAAAGCGGTTAGATGATACCTTAACCGCAGCTGAGCAGAACGAGTTGTCCGACTGGATTTTGGAGCGTGAAGGCAACCGGCAGTTATTGGAGAAAATAACCGATCTGCAAAGTTTTGAACGGTATAAGGGTGAAATAGAACGCTATGATACTACCTATGCGTTAGCGCAGGTAAAAGCCCGTATTGCGGTTACAGGTCAACCTCAACAAAGCCGCTTATGGTTACCGGTAAGTATCGCAGCATCTGTACTGTTCTTTTTCGCTTCCTTTTTGCTATGGAATTATACCCGGCCAGCACAATGGATAACGCTTACTTCCCCTTATGGCAAAATGATGCGGTTACAATTGCCGGACAGTTCATTGGTGTGGCTCAACGCGGGCACGACCATCCAATACCCCGAAGCCTTCAATGGGCATATACGCACGGTTAAATTGGTTAACGGCCAGGCATACTTTGATGTCCGGCACCATGCGGATGCTCCTTTTACCGTAGATGCATACGGGATGAAGGTCAGCGTACTGGGAACTGCCTTTGATATTAAATCTTTTTCCGGTGAAAAGGAAATACGGGTAACGGTCAGCAATGGCAAGGTTGGCGTATTGCCTGACAAACAACCGGCAGTTATGCTCCTGCCTGATGAACAGGCTGTATTGGACAGGGGTACCCATCTGCTGGTGAAAAGAAAAGTACGCTCCGCAGACCTATCCGGATGGCGCAATGGCAGGCTGTCTTTTAACGAGGATGATTTTACGGACGTTTTAAACGCGCTCCAAAGAAAATACAATGTCGCCTTCAGGGTAGAAAGGGCTTCCCTGTACCACGAAAAGATCACCCTGCAACTCGATGATGAACCGTTGGCCACCGTATTGCAGGCGCTTAGTTTCTCCAATCATTTTAAATACGAACAGCATGAAAAGTTAATAGTGGTCAGATAG